One part of the Acidobacteriota bacterium genome encodes these proteins:
- a CDS encoding NAD-dependent epimerase/dehydratase family protein → MGEQARVLVTGAGGFIGSHLVTFLKEKGYWVRGVDIKLPEFSDIDADEFLKLDLRRWENCLTSTNGIDEVYALAADMGGMGFISAHHAQILYNNSLINLHTLEAARESGVKRYLYTSSACVYPEHLQESADVVPLKEEDVYPAYPQDAYGWEKLISERLCSHYREDYGIETRTVRFHNIFGEKGTWDGGREKVPAAICRKIAQAKLSGRSEIEIWGDGEQTRSFCYISDCVEGIYRLMRSDFHEPINLGQDRMISINELADMVAVFAGIKIDKKHVTGPQGVRGRNSDNTRLKEVLTWEPQVSLEEGLAITYKWIEQQVISSNSDQAVAV, encoded by the coding sequence ATGGGTGAGCAAGCACGTGTTTTGGTCACGGGAGCGGGCGGATTTATCGGAAGCCATCTCGTTACCTTTTTGAAAGAAAAGGGGTATTGGGTTCGCGGTGTTGACATTAAGCTGCCTGAATTCAGCGATATCGATGCGGACGAATTCCTGAAGCTTGACCTTAGACGTTGGGAAAATTGTCTAACCTCAACGAATGGGATTGACGAGGTTTACGCCCTTGCTGCTGACATGGGCGGCATGGGCTTCATCTCAGCACATCATGCTCAAATTCTTTACAACAATTCACTAATAAATCTCCACACGTTGGAAGCTGCTCGAGAAAGCGGTGTCAAACGCTATCTTTATACCAGCTCGGCATGTGTATATCCGGAGCATTTGCAAGAGAGCGCGGATGTGGTTCCGCTGAAAGAAGAGGACGTTTACCCGGCATACCCGCAGGATGCTTACGGGTGGGAAAAACTCATCTCCGAACGGCTGTGCAGCCATTATCGCGAAGATTACGGCATCGAAACAAGGACAGTTCGATTTCATAACATTTTTGGCGAGAAAGGCACCTGGGACGGGGGCCGCGAAAAGGTGCCTGCGGCGATTTGCCGAAAGATCGCTCAAGCTAAACTCAGCGGCCGATCCGAGATCGAGATCTGGGGAGACGGGGAACAAACTCGATCGTTCTGTTATATCTCGGACTGCGTTGAAGGTATTTATCGTTTGATGCGTTCGGATTTTCACGAACCCATCAATCTCGGCCAAGATCGAATGATCTCAATAAATGAACTCGCTGACATGGTGGCAGTGTTCGCGGGAATTAAGATCGATAAAAAGCATGTGACCGGACCGCAGGGCGTTCGCGGCCGAAATTCGGATAACACAAGGTTGAAAGAAGTTCTAACATGGGAACCCCAAGTGTCTCTAGAAGAGGGATTGGCGATAACCTACAAATGGATAGAACAGCAAGTGATCTCGAGCAATTCAGATCAAGCCGTCGCAGTTTAG